In Phyllopteryx taeniolatus isolate TA_2022b chromosome 8, UOR_Ptae_1.2, whole genome shotgun sequence, one genomic interval encodes:
- the rrp8 gene encoding ribosomal RNA-processing protein 8, producing MFHEDEDWNDAADVLSPSVVKKKPNSTNGKSKNVGRKSLLRTLQTLGSMPDRKGDGRRRAESAAEAAAAHAPKRKKKRKHRTKQGTAATTGEQDNTSVVTTATKKQKVEKKIGVPKGKKAPAGETEGDDISQKPAGDVSQLSRQQWKNRMKNKRRCKNKYCQDKPEEELQKADKPLPTTHSDINSGKRVEVRNEEILPQKRKKTEDDDVSTGTLRIKTAKKERKNAIDGSKQEAGDSHADRQKAELSKAERLKRERLRKLLRRAGPEVPKEAEAVLQEAAEDRSTLLRWRMERRLEAARFRYINERLYSCTGGEAQRMFRQDPRAFQIYHKGYTAQVRRWPVRPVDAVIAYIQKKPHSLVVADFGCGDCKIALSVKNKVHSFDLVATCDLVTACNMANVPLPDGSVDIAVFCLSLMGTNLADFLAEANRVLKRGGVLKIAEVASRFDDVRNFLNALVKLGFKMVSKDTDNTHFYSFEFTKTGDAPANLKKFGLQLKACLYKKR from the exons ATGTTTCATGAGGATGAAGACTGGAATGACGCCGCTGACGTCCTCAGTCCAAGTGTTGTGAAAAAGAAGCCAAACAGCACCAATGGGAAG TCCAAAAATGTGGGAAGGAAGAGTCTGCTGCGTACGCTGCAGACGTTGGGATCGATGCCCGACCGGAAGGGTGACGGGCGGCGTCGGGCTGAGAGCGCCGCCGAAGCCGCCGCAGCGCACGCCccgaagaggaagaagaaaagaaagcacAGAACAAAACAAGGGACGGCAGCAACAACAGGAGAGCAGGACAACACCTCGGTTGTCACAACTGCAACCAAGAAGcagaaagtggaaaagaaaatcG GCGTCCCGAAGGGGAAAAAGGCACCTGCAGGCGAGACGGAGGGCGACGATATCTCGCAGAAGCCAGCCGGCGACGTCTCGCAGCTGAGCAGGCAGCAGTGGAAAAACAGAATGAAGAACAAGAGgagatgcaaaaataaatactgccaGGATAAACCTGAAGAGGAACTCCAGAAGGCGGATAAACCGCTTCCGACGACACATTCAGACATTAACAGTGGCAAACGGGTAGAAGTACGGAATGAGGAAATATTGCCacagaaaaggaaaaagactGAAGATGATGACGTCAGCACGGGCACATTACGGATAAAAACAGCCAAGAAGGAAAGGAAAAATGCAATCGACGGCTCAAAACAGGAAGCGGGCGATTCCCACGCCGATCGGCAAAAAGCCGAGCTGAGTAAAGCCGAGAGGCTGAAACGCGAGCGCCTCCGGAAGCTTCTCCGGCGAGCGGGCCCCGAGGTCCCCAAAGAGGCGGAGGCCGTTTTGCAGGAGGCGGCGGAGGACCGCTCCACGTTGCTGCGTTGGCGCATGGAGCGGCGGTTGGAGGCGGCCCGCTTCCGCTACATCAACGAGCGGCTGTACAGCTGCACCGGCGGCGAGGCCCAGCGCATGTTCCGCCAGGACCCGCGGGCCTTCCAAATCTACCACAAGGGCTACACGGCGCAGGTGCGCCGCTGGCCCGTGCGCCCCGTGGACGCCGTCATCGCCTACATTCAAAAGAA ACCTCACTCGCTGGTGGTGGCCGACTTCGGCTGCGGCGACTGCAAGATCGCGCTCAGCGTCAAGAACAAGGTGCACAGCTTTGACCTGGTGGCGACCTGCGACCTGGTGACCGCCTGCAACATGGCCAAC GTCCCGCTGCCGGACGGGTCGGTGGACATCGCCGTCTTCTGCCTCTCGCTGATGGGAACCAACCTGGCGGATTTCCTAGCCGAGGCCAACCGCGTCTTGAAAAGAGG GGGTGTGCTGAAAATCGCCGAGGTAGCGAGCAGGTTCGACGACGTGAGGAACTTCCTCAATGCGCTGGTCAAGCTGGGATTCAAGATGGTGTCAAAG GATACGGACAACACTCATTTCTACTCGTTCGAGTTCACCAAGACGGGCGACGCGCCGGCAAACTTGAAGAAGTTCGGCTTGCAGCTCAAGGCCTGCTTGTACAAGAAGAGATGA